Genomic window (Arcobacter aquimarinus):
CCACAAGCCTCAATAAAAAACTTTACATTATGAGCTTTTATTTTTTCTAACTCTTCTTCATCTTGAGGAAAAAAATTTCCTATATCACTATCAACTATTAAATCATAAAAATCACTAAATAGCTTTTTTAAACCTTCTTCTCCTAGTTCTTCAAGAAAAGCTGGCTTTGGGTATTCAAAATTTGGTTTTTCTCCAAAATCTGTTTTACTAATTTTATAGTCCATTATTTCTCTTCTTCTTTTAAAATAACAGTTGTAGAGTTGTTTTTTACTAAATATTTCTTAGCCACATTAACTAAGTCTTCTTTTGTTAGTTTCTCTACATTTTTTTCATAGTTTAAAAGAGGTTGAATATTGTCTCTTACTAAGTAAGAACCATATAAAGATGCAACTTCACTTGAACTTTCTAATGAGAAAATGAAATCAGCTTTTGTGTTGATTTTTATTTTCTCAATATCTTTTTGAGAAATGTCACCATCTTTTATTCGCGCAATTGTATCTAAAATTTCTTTTTCTATCTCTTTAGTATCGATTCCTTCATTTGCAACAGCAATAAACATAAACAATCCAGGGTCTTTAAGTTCCATATTATAGGCATAAATTGTGTTTACTAATCTTTTTTCATCAATAAGTTTTTTTTGTAAAATTGAACTTTTCCCACTACTTAAAAGTTCACTTAATGCACTAAGTGCCACTTGATCTTCATGCTCAAAGTTTGGAATATGATAAGTAATTGCAAGCATTTGAACAGCTGACTCTTTATGAATTGTAACTCTTTTATCTCCATCTTGTTTTGGTTCTACCATATGAACTTTTGAAGGAATATCTTTTGTATTTTTAATATTTTTAAAATATTTTTCAACAGAACTAAAAATATCCTTTTCATCAGCATCTCCTGCAACTACTACAATTGCATTTTTTGGTTGATAATATGTACTATGAAAATCTTTTATATCTTCAATTGTCCAATTTTGGATATCACTAGAAAATCCAATTGGTGTCCAATGATATGGATGATAAATATAAGCATTGTTAAATAATCTAAATTGTAAATATCCCATTGGATTATTATCTGTTCTCCAACGTCTTTCTTCAGCTACAACATCACGTTCTGGTTGAAATTCTTCATCTTTTAAAGTAAGATTTTCCATCAAATCAGCAAATAATTCTAATGATTTATTCATATTTTTAGAACTAGATTTTATATAATAATGTGTATAATCAAAAGATGTTGAAGCATTATTAACACCTCCAAAACCTTTTACAATCTCATCAAATTCTCCAGCTTTTAAATTTTTTGTTGATTTAAAATTTAAATGTTCTAACATATGAGCGATTCCACTTTTACCCATGATTTCATTTCTACTTCCAACTTTATAAAAAATATCAGTAGAGATAACATTTGAGCCATTTTTCATAGGAATAGCAACTATTTGCAAACCATTTTCTAAAGTTTTTGTATAATATTTTGGTAAATTACTTGCCATTGATTCTCCTGAAATCATTATTAATATTGAAAATTGAATAGCAAATATTTTTAATAATTTATTTAAGTTCATACTATTCATTTTTTTTCCTTTTATTTTAAATTAGCTCCAATAGCTTGTTGTATGTTTTCAAAACCATCTTTTGCTAAAAGTTCTAAAATTTCTTCATTTATTTTTCTTACCATTGACGGACCTTCAAAAACAAGTCCTGAATAGGCTTGAACTAAACTAGCTCCATTTTTAATTCTTTCATAAGCTTCTTTACCATTATAAATTCCACCTACTGAAATTAGAACAGTTTTCCCAAATAATTCTTGTGCTAATTCTTTAAATAAACTTCCAGATTTTTCAGTTAAGCAAGCTCCTGACAAACCACCAAAATTTTGACAATTTGGAACTAAACTATAATCAATAGTAGTATTTGTAGCAATAATCCCATCAGCACCTGCATTTATAGCGCTTTTACATAAATCAATAGCAATATTTGCTTCCATATCAGGAGCAATTTTTAATAATATAGGTTTGTTTGTTAATGCTTTAGCCATAACAAAAAGTTCAGTAATAAATTTTTCATTTTGCAAATCTCTTAAATTTGGTGTATTTGGACTTGAAATATTTATAACTAAATAATCACTGAAAGCTTCAAATTTTTTGATTAAAGTTTTATAATCACTTAGTGCAAATTCTTCAGGTGTTGTTTTGTTTTTACCAATATTTGCACCAATTGGAATAGAAAAAGGGTAAACTTTTTTTAAGTTTTTTAAAACTGTATGAGCTCCTAAATTATTAAAACCCATGGCATTTTGAACAGATTTTTGCTCAGGATATCTAAACATTCTTGGTTTTGGATTTCCATCTTGTGGCATTGGAGTCATTGTTCCAATTTCAGTGAAACCATACCCTAAAGATTTCATAGCTTTAATCATTGTTGCATTTTTATCAAATCCAGCTGCTAATCCAACTGGATTTTCAAATCTTACACCAAAAATTTCTTGAGTTAATTTTGGATTTGAAATATAGTTTTTCTTTTCCATATAAGATTTTGCAATTTTACAATTTCCTAGTAATTTTAAGCCAAATTCTCCGATATGATGTGCTGTTTCAGGTTCAAAACTAAATAAGATTTTTTTTAGTGTGTTGTAGTTAAACAAGATTAATCCCTTTTTTTAAATTGCTGCATTTTAGCTAAAAATCATCAAATATTAGCTGAATTATAAAGCCTTTGATATTCAAAACATGAGCTCAATAACTCTTGCTCTGTACCAATAGATAAAATTTTACCACTTTTAAACACTGCAATTTTAGATGCATTTTTTATTGTACTTAATCTATGTGCAATTATAAATGTTATTTTGTCTTGACTTACTTCTTGAATAACTTCACTAATAATTGATTCACTTTTATTATCAAGAGCAGATGTTGCTTCATCTAAAATTAGAATTTTTGGATTTTTATATAAAGCTCTAGCAATTGCTATTCTTTGTCTTT
Coding sequences:
- a CDS encoding M16 family metallopeptidase, which encodes MNSMNLNKLLKIFAIQFSILIMISGESMASNLPKYYTKTLENGLQIVAIPMKNGSNVISTDIFYKVGSRNEIMGKSGIAHMLEHLNFKSTKNLKAGEFDEIVKGFGGVNNASTSFDYTHYYIKSSSKNMNKSLELFADLMENLTLKDEEFQPERDVVAEERRWRTDNNPMGYLQFRLFNNAYIYHPYHWTPIGFSSDIQNWTIEDIKDFHSTYYQPKNAIVVVAGDADEKDIFSSVEKYFKNIKNTKDIPSKVHMVEPKQDGDKRVTIHKESAVQMLAITYHIPNFEHEDQVALSALSELLSSGKSSILQKKLIDEKRLVNTIYAYNMELKDPGLFMFIAVANEGIDTKEIEKEILDTIARIKDGDISQKDIEKIKINTKADFIFSLESSSEVASLYGSYLVRDNIQPLLNYEKNVEKLTKEDLVNVAKKYLVKNNSTTVILKEEEK
- a CDS encoding quinone-dependent dihydroorotate dehydrogenase — encoded protein: MFNYNTLKKILFSFEPETAHHIGEFGLKLLGNCKIAKSYMEKKNYISNPKLTQEIFGVRFENPVGLAAGFDKNATMIKAMKSLGYGFTEIGTMTPMPQDGNPKPRMFRYPEQKSVQNAMGFNNLGAHTVLKNLKKVYPFSIPIGANIGKNKTTPEEFALSDYKTLIKKFEAFSDYLVINISSPNTPNLRDLQNEKFITELFVMAKALTNKPILLKIAPDMEANIAIDLCKSAINAGADGIIATNTTIDYSLVPNCQNFGGLSGACLTEKSGSLFKELAQELFGKTVLISVGGIYNGKEAYERIKNGASLVQAYSGLVFEGPSMVRKINEEILELLAKDGFENIQQAIGANLK